The Bdellovibrionota bacterium genome window below encodes:
- a CDS encoding aldehyde dehydrogenase family protein encodes MGGFHGHWFGHGDVLKSFTPINGTEIGNVRQCNAEDYEQVVTRAHQAHLKWRSVPAPKRGEVVRQIGDELRRNKKALGTLVTLENGKIRTEGEGEVQEMIDICDFAVGLSRQLYGNTMQSERPQHRMFEQWHPLGVVGVITAFNFPSAVWSWNAALAWVCGDAVLWKPSSQTPLTAIACTKIAARVFERNGYDPALSSLVIGRGSEIGDKILQDRRIPLISATGSCSVGYRVGRIVGERLGRTILELGGNNAIVVADSADLNIASRAILFGAVGTAGQRCTSTRRIICHEKVYSELGRRLVSGYQQVKIGDPLDTETLMGPLIEAGAVEDMMKAIARLKEEGGKVLWGGEKLSGPKHPGNCYVSPCLAEAKNEYKIVQEETFAPILYLIRYKTMDEAIEYHNGVPQGLSSAIFTTNVLESERFLSAVGSDCGIANVNIGTSGAEIGGAFGGEKETGGGRESGSDSWKVYMRRQTNTINWSNELMLAQGIKFGD; translated from the coding sequence ATGGGCGGTTTCCACGGTCATTGGTTCGGCCATGGCGACGTTCTCAAGTCCTTTACACCCATCAACGGCACGGAGATCGGCAATGTTCGCCAATGCAACGCGGAAGATTACGAACAGGTCGTCACACGAGCCCACCAGGCTCACCTGAAATGGCGGTCCGTGCCGGCGCCCAAGCGCGGCGAGGTCGTCCGCCAGATCGGCGATGAATTACGTAGGAACAAGAAAGCGCTCGGAACGCTCGTCACACTCGAAAACGGGAAAATCCGCACCGAGGGAGAAGGTGAAGTCCAGGAGATGATCGATATTTGCGACTTCGCCGTCGGCCTCTCGCGCCAGCTGTACGGCAACACGATGCAGTCGGAGCGCCCGCAACACCGGATGTTCGAGCAGTGGCATCCGTTGGGGGTCGTGGGGGTCATCACCGCCTTTAATTTTCCTTCCGCCGTCTGGTCGTGGAACGCCGCACTTGCCTGGGTCTGCGGTGACGCCGTTCTTTGGAAACCGTCCAGCCAAACTCCCCTTACAGCCATCGCCTGCACAAAGATTGCCGCACGCGTGTTCGAACGCAACGGCTACGATCCGGCGCTTTCAAGTCTCGTCATCGGCCGAGGCAGCGAAATCGGCGACAAGATTCTCCAGGATCGGCGAATTCCGTTGATCAGTGCCACCGGTTCCTGTTCGGTCGGATACCGCGTCGGCCGAATCGTGGGCGAACGACTGGGACGAACGATTCTGGAGCTGGGAGGCAATAATGCTATCGTCGTTGCCGATTCGGCCGATTTGAATATCGCTTCCCGAGCAATTCTGTTCGGCGCCGTCGGTACGGCGGGTCAGCGATGCACGTCCACGCGACGAATCATCTGCCACGAGAAAGTTTACTCGGAGCTCGGTCGCCGTCTCGTGTCTGGATACCAGCAGGTCAAAATCGGCGACCCGTTGGATACGGAAACCTTGATGGGCCCGCTGATCGAAGCCGGTGCCGTCGAGGACATGATGAAAGCGATTGCCCGGCTCAAAGAGGAGGGAGGAAAAGTCTTGTGGGGCGGCGAAAAACTTTCCGGGCCAAAGCACCCGGGGAACTGTTACGTCTCCCCCTGCCTGGCCGAGGCGAAGAACGAGTACAAGATCGTGCAGGAAGAAACGTTCGCACCGATTCTTTATCTTATTCGCTACAAGACGATGGACGAAGCGATTGAGTATCACAATGGCGTTCCCCAAGGACTTTCGAGCGCGATCTTCACGACAAACGTCCTTGAATCCGAGCGCTTTTTGAGCGCCGTCGGCAGCGATTGCGGGATCGCCAATGTGAACATCGGCACCAGCGGCGCGGAAATCGGAGGCGCGTTCGGCGGCGAGAAAGAAACCGGCGGCGGGCGTGAAAGCGGCTCCGATTCGTGGAAGGTTTACATGCGACGCCAAACCAACACGATCAACTGGAGCAACGAGCTGATGCTCGCGCAAGGGATTAAGTTCGGCGACTAA